In Marasmius oreades isolate 03SP1 chromosome 3, whole genome shotgun sequence, a single window of DNA contains:
- a CDS encoding uncharacterized protein (CAZy:AA9): protein MIKAAVIVSLVALFVGSTSGHTIFQELYINGADQGHNNGIRVPNTNNPVMDVSLNDIICNIGLSSSDAVINVPAGGQVTTEWHHGGNGASPGDVDDPIASSHKGPIITYLAKVSDAKSASVTGLKWFKVQEDGYDASTQKWAVDKLIAGGGKYTFTMPKCVPSGQYLMRHEIIALHGAGTYPGAQFYVGCAQINVTGGGSASPATVSFPGAYKGSDPGITISIYWPPVTNYTIPGPKVLTC, encoded by the exons ATGATAAAGGCCGCAGTCATCGTTTCGCTTGTTGCTCTCTTCGTTGGGTCTACCTCCGGGCACACCATCTTCCAG GAGTTGTACATTAATGGTGCCGATCAAGGCCACAATAATGGTATTCGTGTGCCCAATACGAACAAC CCTGTGATGGATGTAAGCTTGAATG ACATTATATGCAACATTGGgctctcttcctccgacgCCGTCATCAACGTCCCCGCCGGAGGTCAGGTAACCACCGAATGGCACCACGGTGGCAATGGAGCTTCTCCAGGAGACGTCGATGATCCCATTGCGTCCAGTCACAAAGGACCCATCATCACCTATTT AGCCAAAGTTTCTGACGCCAAATCAGCCAGTGTTACCGGTCTGAAGTGGTTCAAGGTCCAAGAAGACGGGTACGACGCGTCAACGCAGAAGTGGGCCGTCGACAAGCTCATCGCCGGCGGGGGTAAATACACGTTCACAATGCCCAAATGCGTCCCGTCTGGCCAATATTTGATGAGACACGAGATCATTGCGCTTCATGGTGCTGGCACGTACCCTGGTGCTCAGTTCTAT GTTGGTTGTGCTCAAATCAACGTGACCGGCGGTGGTAGTGCATCCCCCGCTACTGTTAGCTTCCCTGGTGCATACAAGGGAAGTGACCCTGGCATCACCATCTCAATCTACTGGCCTCCTGTTACCAACTACACTATCCCAG GGCCAAAGGTCTTGACTTGCTGA
- a CDS encoding uncharacterized protein (BUSCO:EOG092618M2), whose product MGRGRPSPVSQTPVAALPVVSFEKVEDDVTAPPSGVHEQQARSYGYNDFSEFQRPEYYIRHIEPLEIDLARQVEYDMDEQDKEWLDALNAERRKEQLDKISYETFEIVMDRLEKEWFDLTKNIPKPDFAMPSEDSTCAICDDSEGENANAIVFCDGCNLAVHQDCYGVPYIPEGQWLCRKCTVSPENPPSCVLCPNEGGAFKQTVTGEWCHLLCAIWIPETRVANDVFMEPVTGVDRISKQRWKLKCSICEIREGACIQCAKTSCFLAFHPTCARKEKLLLPMKSAQGGEPGTLTCYCERHLPKEQQDVRQNALAAEESSDKMEFTSKLSKSARAYAKSYKPGPPLIPAIIVDRISQYITKIVLRKKLDFLHLMCRYWSLKREARRGAPLLKRLHLEPWTATNGSQMQSEEQRAIKLDLLQRLRQNLEKAKSMVELTRKREIKKRQQAEVIQDVLSECLFTHEPPLRLAFEHILQMDRHDYFKNPVNKTEVPDYFEVVKDPMCWSTIDGKLDKHQYWHLDEFKDDINLVIDNALLYNKPGSSYYKTALRIKTAVQAHFTKLEGITFAHPQAAPDGAIVPDSDSGITPPSLPAIGNFEPPLDVLGLLESSEAMENDLSVLLTADPVTSLFRFELPSDKPPPPIPPPPPPPKARKGKKQIRAERDAYNLKRREQRAAAKATAAQSVADGRSSAAEGGIIMTRRAVAAEAEAISAASELAANDVSSSSSISMGLSRVSGSRRTPSSSLPVQPELLDDVDNKGSFRFFNAGWILPPDQRRGGRAPPTERPPLPPPRKRARAEPGAGDRATSSLSVYSTAEAENQTLHHDHIPFYTDSSTQGQPAPATEAATPWETGSSAVQAERPESEDQSQLELTGVLVAPDTMDVDISREPPVGPISTFGPPISTSTSASTSTLPGRVTRLPNGTLLVESLDTPAIRKQKYFQRKSERAKLQQASPAKTSNDQLSDETEKKNDGADAEIGLPSEVGSDTKRMASQEKRKPSKGKTRAGKASKSSTTEPGMIELNAGETLPGGTLVWAKSGTYPWWPAVIWEDDDPGVPGNIKVMKQAGQRKSKGKVVHVVQFFDKGHSWQALTLEKLRMLGEDKELDEDLLAASSRRQRWKNHSSRAECRDAYRKATFEMETDGGEGEEVGDDDEQGEGKALDGEYAGGAFLGGDTSEAVSQAVNG is encoded by the exons ATGGGTCGTGGTCGACCATCTCCCGTTTCTCAAACGCCAGTTGCAGCACTTCCCGTAGTCTCCTTCGAAAAGGTTGAAGACGATGTAACCGCGCCGCCCTCTGGGGTTCATGAACAACAGGCTCGCTCTTACGGAT ATAACGACTTCTCAGAATTCCAGCGGCCTGAATACTACATACGGCATATCG AGCCTTTGGAAATTGATTTGGCAAGACAAGTCGAATACGACATGGACGAACAAG ATAAGGAATGGTTGGATGCATTGAATGCagaaagaaggaaggagCAGCTCGATAAGATTTCTTATGAAACCTTCGAAATTGTCATGGATCGTTTGGAGAAGGAGTGGTTTGATTTG ACGAAGAACATACCCAAGCCTGACTTTGCTATGCCTTCCGAAGACTCGACTTGCGCAATTTGCGACGATTCGGAAGGAGAAAACGCTAACGCAATTGTTTTCTGCGATGGTTGCAACCTTGCTGTTCACCAAG ATTGTTATGGAGTACCGTACATTCCAGAGGGCCAGTGGCTTTGTCGCAAGTGCACCGTTTCACCTGAAAACCCTCCA TCGTGCGTTTTATGCCCTAACGAAGGCGGTGCCTTCAAACAGACCGTGACAGGCGAATGGTGCCACCTCTTGTGTGCTATCTGGATTCCTGAGACTCGCGTTGCAAATGATGTTTTTATGGAGCCAGTGACGGGAGTGGACAGAATATCCAAACAGCGATGGAAACTA AAATGTAGCATATGTGAAATTCGTGAAGGCGCTTGCATACAATGTGCCAAGACATCGTGTTTTCTCGCTTTTCACCCTACCTGTGCCAGAAAGGAGAAGCTCCTACTACCAATGAAGAGTGCGCAAGGTGGCGAGCCTGGGACATTGACTTGTTACTGCGAACGTCATCTACCC AAAGAACAGCAAGATGTTCGCCAGAATGCTCTCGCTGCTGAAGAGTCCTCAGATAAAATGGAGTTTACTTCAAAGTTGTCGAAGTCGGCGCGAGCATACGCGAAATCATACAAACCTGGCCCTCCTCTGATCCCTGCCATCATTGTGGACCGTATATCACAATACATAACAAAAATCGTCCTTCGGAAGAAGCTAGACTTTCTACACCTGATGTGTAGGTACTGGAGCTTGAAGCGCGAGGCACGTAGGGGCGCACCGCTACTCAAACGATTGCACCTAGAGCCCTGGACAGCTACGAATGGTAGTCAGATGCAGAGCGAGGAGCAGAGAGCCATAAAACTTGAT CTTCTTCAACGACTGCGGCAAAATTTGGAGAAAGCGAAAAGCATGGTGGAACTCACACGCAAGAGAGAAATCAAGAAAAGACAGCAGGCAGAAGTAATACAGGATGTTCTCTCGGAATGTCTTTTCACTCACGAACCGCCGTTGCGCCTCGCGTTCGAACATATCTTACA GATGGACCGACACGATTATTTTAAGAACCCGGTCAACAAAACAGAGGTCCCTGATTATTTTGAGGTTGTCAAGGACCCCATGTGTTGGTCTACCATTGACGGAAAGCTTGATAAACACCAATATTGGCACTTGGATGAGTTCAAG GACGACATCAACCTGGTCATTGACAACGCCCTCTTGTACAACAAACCCGGCTCGTCGTATTATAAAACGGCCTTGCGAATCAAGACAGCCGTACAGGCTCACTTTACGAAACTCGAAGGCATAACGTTTGCACACCCCCAGGCCGCCCCGGATGGTGCAATCGTCCCAGACTCTGATTCCGGCATTACACCACCTTCTTTACCGGCAATCGGTAATTTTGAGCCTCCGTTAGATGTCCTCGGACTTCTTGAATCCTCTGAAGCGATGGAAAACGATCTCAGCGTTCTTCTCACTGCTGATCCCGTCACTTCTCTCTTCAGATTTGAGCTGCCGTCGGACAAACCCCCACCTCCTATTCCCCCTCCGCCGCCGCCACCTAAAGCAcgtaaaggaaagaaacagatCAGAGCAGAACGCGATGCCTACAATTTGAAACGAAGAGAGCAGCGGGCAGCTGCAAAGGCGACTGCCGCTCAGAGTGTAGCTGACGGAAGATCTTCCGCCGCTGAAGGAGGGATTATCATGACCAGACGTGCTGTCGCGGCAGAGGCAGAAGCAATCTCGGCTGCCTCTGAGCTTGCTGCCAATGATGTGTCATCGTCTAGTTCCATCAGCATGGGTCTCAGTAGAGTATCGGGAAGCAGGCGCACACCCTCGTCATCCTTACCTGTTCAACCGGAATTGTTGGATGACGTTGACAATAAAGGCTCCTTCAGGTTCTTCAACGCCGGATGGATTTTGCCACCCGACCAAAGGAGAGGTGGACGTGCGCCTCCCACGGAACGGCCCCCTCTGCCTCCTCCCAGGAAACGAGCCAGGGCTGAGCCTGGCGCTGGTGACAGGGCCACCTCAAGTCTCTCGGTGTATAGCACAGCGGAAGCGGAAAACCAGACCTTACACCACGACCATATTCCCTTCTACACCGACAGCAGCACGCAAGGTCAACCGGCCCCTGCCACAGAAGCTGCAACGCCATGGGAAACTGGCTCATCAGCAGTTCAGGCTGAACGACCAGAAAGTGAAGATCAGTCTCAATTGGAACTCACTGGTGTGTTGGTGGCACCAGATACGATGGACGTAGACATTTCCCGAGAACCACCTGTGGGTCCGATTTCGACCTTTGGACCCCCAATCTCTACGTCAACTTCTGCATCTACCAGTACTCTTCCTGGAAGAGTCACTCGACTTCCAAATGGCACACTCCTCGTAGAGTCACTCGACACTCCTGCTATAAGGAAGCAGAAATACTTCCAGCGGAAGTCTGAGAGAGCCAAGCTCCAACAAGCTAGTCCAGCCAAGACGTCTAATGATCAACTTTCcgatgaaaccgaaaagaaGAACGATGGAGCAGATGCGGAGATCGGTCTACCAAGTGAAGTGGGTAGCGACACCAAGAGAATGGCGTCGCAAGAGAAGCGAAAGCCTTCCAAAGGCAAAACTCGCGCCGGAAAGGCTTCAAAATCGTCAACCACCGAACCCGGAATGATCGAACTGAATGCTGGTGAAACCTTACCAGGAGGAACTCTTG TATGGGCGAAAAGCG GAACTTACCCGTGGTGGCCTGCAGTCATATGGGAGGATGACGATCCGGGAGTCCCGGGCAACATCAAGGTGATGAAGCAAGCGGGGCAGAGAAAGTCCAAGGGAAAGGTAGTCCATGTCGTACAGTTCTTCGACAAAGGACATTCATG GCAAGCCTTGACACTCGAAAAGTTGCGAATGTTAGGCGAAGATAAGG AGCTTGACGAGGATCTTCTCGCAGCAAGCTCCCGTCGACAGCGTTGGAAGAACCACAGCTCAAGAGCAGAGTGCCGTGACGCATATAG GAAAGCGACGTTTGAGATGGAAACGGATGGTGGGGAGGGTGAAGAAGTTGGAGATGACGATGAGCAAGGTGAAGGGAAAGCTCTCGACGGGGAATACGCCGGAGGTGCGTTCCTCGGTGGTGATACCAGTGAGGCAGTATCTCAAGCTGTGAATGGGTGA